The stretch of DNA ATCCCCCATTGGGCGAAAGGGCACGGCTGAACCAGGTGGGTGAGCATGGCGCTAGGAACATGAATTAGGTTGGAGACCCGTTGGCATCTTTCACATTTCTTGACCAACTGCTCTGCATCAGACACCATAGTCGGCCAGTAGTACCCTTGTCGAAGGGCTTTCTGATAAAGCGTTCGGGCTCCTATGTGACTCCCACATATTCTCTCATGGATCTCTCTTAAAACATAGTCAGCCTCACGTGGCTTGACGCACTTCAAGAGTGGTTGAGTGAAGGATCTCTTGTACAACTCTTCGttgattagtataaattttTGGGCCCTCCTTTTTAGCTCCCGGGCCTCTAAGTCACTCTCTGGTAGCTTTCCATCCTTCAAATAACTAACAAAAGGGTCCATCCAACTTGGCTCTAGATCGAGACATAGCTGCTCCACCATCTCATCAATGCTTCTTTGAGGTAATGTCTCGATAAGAATCTGTCTAGAATTGGTTGGAAAAGAGGCCGATGCGATCCGGGACAAAGTGTCTGCTTCCATATTCTGGGATCGAGGCACATGCTCAATCCTTACAGATTGAAAACGATTCATCAGTTCCTGAACGAAAATCAAATATTTGGACATGTGGTCCTCCCTAGCCTCGTATTCTCCCTTCACCTGCTGAACAACAAGGTTAGAATCAGATTGTATGTTGAGATGCTTTGCCCCAAGCTGTGCTGCGAGCCTCAACCCAGCTATGAGGGCCTCGTACTCTGCCTCATTTGTAGACATCCAAAAGTAAAAATGCAGAGCGTATAACCAGGACTGACCCTCTGGGCTCTTTATCATTAGCCCAGCTCCTCCGCCCCCAGAGTTTGAGCTGCCATCCACTGCCAACATCCATGGTCCTAGGCTGTCTTCTAGAGGTCCACCAAGCCCAAATCCTTCGGCGATGAAATCAGCTAAGGCCTGGGCCTTAATAGCTGACCGAGGTCGATACTCTAGGTCGAATGCTGTTAACTCCATTGACCACTTCAACATTCTCCCTGAGAGCTCTGGCTTCCCCAAAATCTGCCTTAGAGGCTGGTCAGTAAGCACGATGATAGAATGTGCCTGGAAGTAGGGTCGTAACTTTCTCGCTGAGACGACCAGGGCAAACGCTAATTTCTCCATGGGGGAATACCGAGCCTCTGCCACAGACAATCATTTGCTCGTGTAGTATACTGGCCTCTGCCTCTTATTCTCTTCACGCACCAGTACCGAGCTCACTGCCTCTTTTGCCACGACCAAGTAGAGGTATAGCGGCTCACCCATCTTTGGCTTAGTAAGGACTGGCGGTGAGGCTAGACATTCCTTGAGCTCGTTGAAAGCCTCCTGGCACCCAACGTCCCAGACAAAATCTTTGGTCCTGGATAGGGCTTTGAAAAAAGGGAGGCCCTTTTCTGCCGATCGGGAGAGAAATCTCCCTAGAGCCGCTATCCTTCCGGTGAGTTGCTGGACCTCCTTAATGCTTCTCGGGGTCGGCATGTCTAGTATCGCTTTAATCTTCTCGGGATTCACCTCTATTCCACGATGATGCACGATATACCCAAGGAACTTTCCTGCAGAGACACCAAAAGCGCATTTAGAAGGATTAAGTTTCAATTGGAACCTGCGCAAGGTTTTGAAGCACTCTTCTAGATCTGTCGGATGCTCCTCTGCCAGCAGGCTCTTCACTAGCATATCATCTACGTAAGCTTCCATGTTGCGACCCAATTGGTCCTGAAAGAGCCTATTCACGAGCCGTTGGTATGTAGCCCCTGCATTTTTTAAGCCAAAAGGCATAACAGTATAGCAATAAGTGCCCCGATCAGTGACGAATGCTgtcttctcctgatcttctTTATGCAACGGGATCTGATGgtatccctgaaaagcatctaggaaactcatgAGGTGGCATCCGGCCGTGCCATCAATTAGGGAATCGATCCGGGGAAGTGGGTAACTATCTTTTGGACAAGCCTTGTTGAGGTCAGTGAAATCAATACACAACCTCCACTTACCTTCCCCCTTAGGAACCAAAACCACATTGGCGAGCCATTTGGGATAATCGACCTCCCGAATATATCGTGCCGCCATTAGTTTTTCCACCTCGGCCTCTATGGCCCTTGCCCTATCTGGGGCgaaatttctcttcttctgtaTGACAGGTCGGTACCCCCGCTTTACTCCCAAACGGTGCGTCATTATTGCAGGGTCTATGCCTGGAATGTCGTGGACTGACCATGCGAAAATATCTGCATATTGGCGAAGAAGGGATACAATCCGGGTCCGAATAGGGTCTTTCAATTGGGCGCTCACCCTCACGCATCTATTGACTCTGTCCGGGTCCAATGGTACCTCTACAAGCTCATCCACTGACTCAGCAGTCTTTGGGTCTTCTGGACCTTCTAGTAAAAAACTCACAGTGGCGGGAGGGGAAATCCCGACCTCCCCCACAGTAGGGCTCCGTCTCCGTCTTGAATCCTCTTGCGGCTCTAACTGCTCCTGCACAACACCCTTAGCTGTGCTGATGGATGCCATGTAACATTCCCGGGTAGACCTTAGGTCTCCTCTAACTTCTCCAACCCCCGCCGCAGTGGGGAACTTAAGCACCATGTGATAAGTACTCGGCACAGCCCGCAGAGCATTTAGCCCTGATCTTCCGAGGATCATATTGTAGGTCGAGGGGACATCCGCTACCAAAATGTCTAACATGACCTGGGCAAACCGAGAACCCTTTCCAAGAGTCATCAAGAGCTGGAAGACACCATCCGCATATACCACTTCCCCGTCGAATCCAATCAAGGGGACACGAGCGGGCTTCAACTGTTCCATTTCGTATCCCATACCTAAAAAGGCTCGTTGATATAAAACTTCAGAAGAGCTCCCCGGGTCCACGAGAATCCGCCGAAGCTCCCATTTTCCCAATTTTGCTGTGATGACTAGCGGATCATTAGAAACCAGATATCCGGGCAAGTCGTCATCGGTAAAGGAGATAACATCCCCTGGTAGAGCCCTTTTGACTCCCGGACGTCGATGCAGATTAGAACTCTCCCCCGACTCCTTGCCTGGCACACCCCAGCCGCTAGAGTATGAAAAATCAACTGTTGCGGAGGACTCCCATCCCCCTGGCGATTCTCTCTCCGGGGCGGGGTTCTGGTTCTGCGTCGTTCTTGAGATCTGTCGTACCTGCGAGGGGGGCTCCTCGATCCCCTTCGTTCACCCCTTTGTGGTTCTGTATCCTTAGCTACAAACCTCCTCAGGAAACCTCAATTGATGAGCTCTTGGATCTCTTCTTTAAGTTGATGGCACTCCTCCGTGTCATGTCCATGATCTCGATGGAATCGACAATACTTGTCTTTACTCCACTTATTAGCCGGGGCTTTCATGGGTCTcgattttttcaagtaatccttATTCTCGATTGTGGCCAGGATCTCAGCCCGAGGAGTATTAAGCAGGGTGAACCTGACTGGACTCCATCGAGGGCCCGACCTCTCCCCCCGTCGGCCCGATTTATCTTCAGGCTTTTGCTCTCGGTTCtcacttctcttctctttcttatctaAGTATTCACTTCTCTTGACCCGCATCACCTCCTCGGCATTAATGTACTTGATGGCTCGGCTCAAGATCTCTGTGAATGTTTGGGGAGGCCTCTTATCCAGTGACTGGGTAAAAGGGCCAACCCTCAAGGCATTCTGAAAGGCCACCATAGTGATGCTCTGATCAAGattctcaatgctcaatgctcaatgcctccATATTAAACCTGGCCACAAAATCTGTTAACGACTCCCCTTGGTTCTGCTTGAGATTCACGAGGGTCATGGTAGACCTCCGGTGCCTCCGAAGGGGAGCGAAGTAAGCCAAGAACCTATTCCGAAGCTATCCGAAGTTAGTGATCGACCGATGTGCCAGACTTGAATACCAGGACCGTGCATGTCCTTCCAAAGTGGCTGGgaagactctacaccacataGCATCAGGTGCCGCCTGGACCATCATGTGAGAGGCGAAGAGATTTAAGTGATCAGCGGGGTCGGTTGTGCCTCCATATGGCTTAATAGCTGGGATTCGAAGGCGCTCGGATGGGGTAATTGCCATGATCTCCCGACTTAATGGCTGATTAGAAACAATGTCGTGTGGCTCTTCTTCCTTCCGTCTCAACTCTGCAACCTCCCTCTCCGAATGCCGCAAACGTCTTTCTCGCTGAGCCCCTCCAGCCCGGGCATAATCGGGACTAGAGGACTCCTCCTTCTCCAAGCCTAGCTTCCCGTACTCGCTACGCCTAGAGGGTCCGCTCCGTCTCTCGTCCCGATGGGACTCCTTCCCAGCGCGGGGGGATTCGCCTCCTCGAAATTCTCTATGACTAGAGTGGCGATCCCCCTGATGTCGACTATCATGATTTGAGTGCTCCACCGGTCTCATCTCCGGGGGCTGCTGTTGGGCCAAAAAGGTGTTGAGCAATTCCGTCAGATGTTGGACCCGTCCCTCTAGCTGGGCGACACGATCCTGAGGTGGCGAGGGATTCGGGGGGTGACCCCCTACGGGGCCGCTCTCAGGTGGGTGGTTTTGACTCTGATCTGGGACGGGCTGGGTCCCAGCAGCTCGTGATGGATTTCTTCTTGTCGCCATAACGGGAGGAAACTTGAGCTCGGCCGAGGTACTCGATGAATAAGGGCAGATAAAGTAaccggccccacggtgggctccaaatgatgatactggaccgatcaccgaggtctgcctcgaaccaagtacctgcaggggcggggctgtaatcccccgggagaactccgacgctcaagtcagtagaagaaatatgcccaaaatgGAAATTGAACTAGGAGTCAGATGATCCGTACCTGTAGAAgtcgacctctatttatagatgaggTAAAGCACActctgaagagataagataacttcTGAACtggacgttggagagaatctcggttgACTGAGTCAacctcgttcaaaatcaaatatgagatgaatGATGAAGATATAGGTTACACGTGGCACTTTCTTGAGGCAGGCACGTGGCGGCACCATATTGGGGATCTCCAAGGGTAGTATAGTatttttgcccttagtaaaatattccctcatcaggtttagtcttagttttagtagtattaaaaaaaaacattatcccagaattatccTGAATTATAACGCGCTCGAAAAACGGGGCATTACAAGCTCTATTTTAGCTGCATGGATAAGTCTTGGATTACAAAGCTGCGAAATACACATGAATTTCAGGAAGGGGTGCAGGGATTTTTGGAATTTGCCTCTGCCCATCGATCTGTTGAAGGCAAAATCAAATGTCCTTGTCCTGATTGTGTTTTTAGAAAATAGGAGACCAAAGCAGTGGTGtatgatcatttgatttgtaGAGGGTTTCCAACCACATACACTATTTGGTTTTGGCATAGGGAGTCAACTACATGGGAAACTTCTAATAGCACACCTTCGATACAAAATCCCTTATGCAGTCATGATCCAATACACAATATGATCAACGAGTACATGAAGGTGAAGAAAGGATGCCAGAATTGAATCAAGGACCTAATAAGGAAACTAAGGCATTTTACGATCTAGTTAGGGATGGAAATCAAGCATTGTATGAAGGATGTAAGAAGTACTCGAAGTTATCATTCCCAGTAAAACTATATCACATCAAGTGCTTATGTGGATTGAGTAACAAAGCAATGTCtatgattttagaattgttaaaAGATGCCTTCGAATATGCAAAGATTCCTGATTCTTTTTATGAGGCaaagaaattaattaccaaGCTTGGTCTTAATTATAGTTAGATACATGCATGTCCAAATGACTATATGTTGTATTGGGGAGAAGATGAAAGTAGGGAGACATGCAAAGTATGTAACACGTCAAGAtggaaacaaagtaggaaaggtAATCTAACGAACATGTCTGGTGggggtaagaaaagaaaaaagaaaccatAACCTTGATGTTATGCACATTGAGAAGAATGTGTGTGATAATGTCTTGTACACCATTCTCAATGAAAGTGGAAAAACGAAAGATAATCTCAATGCTCAAAAAGACTTGAGAGAGATGGGGGTAAGAAGTGATCTTTGGCCAAATGAAAATGGATAATATCGACCTGCTTTATTTACAATGTCAAATGCCCCAAAAGATGTATTTCTTATAACTTTGAAGAATGTTTTAGTGCTTGATGGTTACTTAAGTAACATTGCTAGGTGTATTGATTTAAAGCATCGGAAgatatttggtttgaaaagtcatgattcacATATTCTTATGGAGCAACAGCTACCAATATCAATTAGAAATGTGTTGCCTAATCAAGTGTCAGCTGTTTTAGTTTATTTGTGCTCAATATTTAGGAA from Diospyros lotus cultivar Yz01 chromosome 6, ASM1463336v1, whole genome shotgun sequence encodes:
- the LOC127804492 gene encoding uncharacterized protein LOC127804492; protein product: MEKLAFALVVSARKLRPYFQAHSIIVLTDQPLRQILGKPELSGRMLKWSMELTAFDLEYRPRSAIKAQALADFIAEGFGLGGPLEDSLGPWMLAVDGSSNSGGGGAGLMIKSPEGQSWLYALHFYFWMSTNEAEYEALIAGLRLAAQLGAKHLNIQSDSNLVVQQVKGEYEAREDHMSKYLIFVQELMNRFQSVRIEHVPRSQNMEADTLSRIASASFPTNSRQILIETLPQRSIDEMVEQLCLDLEPSWMDPFVSYLKDGKLPESDLEARELKRRAQKFILINEELYKRSFTQPLLKCVKPREADYVLREIHERICGSHIGARTLYQKALRQGYYWPTMVSDAEQLVKKCERCQRVSNLIHVPSAMLTHLVQPCPFAQWGIDILGPFLPATDRTIKEWCQELGIKQHFTSVAHPQANGQIELANRTMLHGLKARVDKADGSWVDELPSILWSYQTTRRGSTGETPFNLCYGSEALIPVEIGIPTFRMEHFDPESNEQALRNNLDTVEELRDEARVRQAVYNQRIERYYNRRVKARSFLPGDLVLRRASVSNPRDSNKLSPTWEGPYQVTETLSPGAYRLGTMDDTPIKNAWNI